A genomic stretch from Acinonyx jubatus isolate Ajub_Pintada_27869175 chromosome E2, VMU_Ajub_asm_v1.0, whole genome shotgun sequence includes:
- the TMEM238 gene encoding transmembrane protein 238: protein MAAAPAVGAPQGPPPGVPSPPAAAPGPASGLGRCRMALLLAVALDVAGMAALLTGVFAQLQVRGRDFGDLLIYSGALLVFLSLLGWILWYTGNIEISRQELERDYGLRPSALARLARKLSRRWSAPASSSGPRAAPGSRGARRAARTPPPPAASSRRVRLQLATLEAGPGAAGAGTE, encoded by the coding sequence ATGGCCGCGGCGCCAGCGGTGGGCGCCCCGCAGGGGCCCCCGCCCGGTGTACCGTCCCCGCCGGCCGCCGCGCCAGGGCCTGCGTCCGGCCTGGGCCGCTGCCGGATGGCGCTGCTGCTGGCCGTGGCGCTGGACGTGGCGGGCATGGCGGCGCTGCTGACCGGCGTGTTCGCGCAGCTGCAGGTGCGCGGCCGCGACTTCGGCGACCTGCTCATCTACTCGGGAGCGCTGCTCGTCTTCCTGAGCCTGCTCGGCTGGATCCTCTGGTACACCGGCAACATCGAGATCTCGCGCCAGGAGCTGGAGCGCGACTACGGCCTGCGGCCCTCGGCTCTCGCCCGCCTCGCGCGCAAGCTCTCCCGCCGTTGGTCCGCCCCGGCCTCCTCCTCCGGCCCGCGCGCCGCGCCCGGCTCCCGGGGAGCGCGCCGTGCCGCCCGCacgcccccgccgcccgccgccagCTCCCGCCGCGTGCGCCTGCAGCTCGCCACGCTCGAGGCCGGGCCCGGGGCGGCGGGCGCCGGCACCGAGTGA
- the TMEM190 gene encoding transmembrane protein 190: MVGSGIPALSLFLLMQGSVDGNGIQGFFYPWSCEGDVWDRESCGGQAAIENPNLCLRLRCCYRDGVCYHQRPDEMMRRKHMWALGWTCGGLLFLICSICLFWWAKRRDMLNLPGFLKGKCDLSKTESLLSKDRGNLSDKKGSAGSMRASLPLEGNLDTSGATEGEGTTEGGEETEGGEDDD, from the exons ATGGTGGGCTCTGGGATCCCAGCTTTGAGCCTCTTCctgctgatgcagggctcagtag ATGGGAATGGAATCCAGGGATTCTTCTACCCATGGA GCTGTGAGGGAGATGTGTGGGACCGGGAGAGCTGTGGGGGCCAGGCGGCCATCGAAAACCCCAATCTCTGTCTGCGTCTCCGATGCTGCTACCGGGACGGGGTCTGCTACCACCAGCGCCCAGACG AGATGATGCGGAGGAAGCACATGTGGGCGCTGGGCTGGACGTGTGGGGGCCTCCTCTTCCTGATCTGCAGCATCTGCCTGTTCTG GTGGGCCAAGCGCCGGGATATGCTGAACCTTCCAGGCTTCTTAAAGGGCAAATGTGACCTGTCGAAGACCGAGTCTCTGTTGTCCAAGGACCGGGGGAATCTGAGCGACAAGAAGGGGTCCGCGGGCAGCATGCGGGCCTCCCTTCCCCTGGAGGGGAACCTGGACACATCAGGGGCCACCGAAGGGGAAGGGACGACAGAAGGGGGTGAAGAGACGGAAGGGGGAGAGGATGATGATTAG
- the RPL28 gene encoding 60S ribosomal protein L28 yields the protein MSAHLQWMVVRNCSSFLIKRNKQTYSTEPNNLKARNSFRYNGLIHRKTVGVEPAADGKGVVVVMKRRSGQRKPATSYVRTTINKNARATLSSIRHMIRKNKYRPDLRMAAIRRASAILRSQKPVMVKRRRARPTKSS from the exons ATGTCCGCCCACCTGCAATGGATGGTCGTGCGGAACTGCTCCAGCTTCCTGATTAAGAGGAACAAGCAGACGTACAGCACC GAGCCCAATAACCTGAAGGCTCGCAACTCCTTCCGCTACAACGGGCTGATTCACCGCAAGACTGTGGGCGTAGAGCCGGCGGCAGACGGcaaaggggtggtggtggtgatgaagcGGAGATCCG GCCAGCGAAAACCTGCCACCTCCTACGTGCGGACCACCATCAACAAGAACGCCCGGGCCACCCTCAGCAGCATCCGGCACATGATCCGCAAGAACAAGTACCGTCCAGACCTGCGCATG GCCGCCATTCGCAGAGCCAGCGCCATCCTGCGCAGCCAGAAGCCGGTGATGGTGAAGAGGAGGCGCGCCCGCCCCACCAAGAGCTCCTGA